The proteins below come from a single Caulobacter flavus genomic window:
- the murJ gene encoding murein biosynthesis integral membrane protein MurJ, with protein MTDTPAAPPEPTSAAPAKKGGGLLKSSMIYSGLTLVSRFMGFVRDLAMSYRMGASATPAADAFATALAFPNLFRRFFAEGAFAAAFVPAYAKSLQDDGEEKADVMAADAMATLAAATIIITVICQLAMPWLMMLISPGFAADPAKYKLAVLLTQITMPYLPCMAIVAHLSGVLNARDRFILSAGAPVLLNIATLAFILPQSDPIDAAVWGAAGVVVAGVAQAALLVWGVNKSGAKVHWRLPRLTPEVKALIGKAIPGALAASATQVNIFISGNLASHVPGGRTWLATADRLYQLPLGLVGVAIGVALLPRLSRAVNTGDGDDAQSAMDQAIALALAFTLPAAAALVAMPGFLSDGLYTRGEFTAFDASQTASALFFYGLGTPAFVLQQLYSRAFFARGDTKTPMRFALVSVAVNIAFGIVLFNLVGVKGIAAATAIASWLNVGQMAFTLWRKGHYGPSGQTWSRVTKILLASLGMGLVLAAASHWRPLIEAPLEAMGLRGHVIGAKEIALVLTVLVGGGLYFPLLFLFGGVKPSELKAALRRRKAT; from the coding sequence GTGACCGACACGCCCGCCGCCCCGCCCGAACCGACGTCCGCCGCGCCCGCCAAGAAGGGCGGAGGGCTGCTGAAGTCGTCGATGATCTATTCCGGCCTGACCCTCGTCAGCCGGTTCATGGGCTTCGTGCGCGACCTGGCCATGTCCTACCGCATGGGGGCCAGCGCCACACCGGCCGCCGACGCCTTCGCCACGGCCCTAGCCTTCCCCAATCTGTTCCGGCGGTTCTTCGCCGAGGGCGCCTTCGCGGCCGCCTTCGTGCCGGCCTACGCCAAGTCGCTGCAGGACGACGGCGAGGAAAAGGCCGACGTCATGGCCGCCGACGCCATGGCCACCCTGGCCGCGGCCACCATCATCATCACGGTGATCTGCCAGCTGGCCATGCCCTGGCTGATGATGCTGATCAGCCCCGGCTTCGCCGCCGACCCGGCCAAGTACAAGCTGGCCGTGCTGCTGACCCAGATCACCATGCCCTACCTGCCGTGCATGGCCATCGTGGCCCACCTGTCGGGCGTGCTGAACGCCCGCGACCGATTCATCCTGTCGGCCGGCGCGCCGGTGCTGCTGAACATCGCCACCCTGGCCTTCATCCTGCCGCAGAGCGACCCGATCGACGCGGCGGTGTGGGGGGCGGCCGGCGTGGTCGTGGCGGGCGTGGCCCAGGCGGCCCTGCTGGTCTGGGGCGTCAACAAGTCCGGCGCCAAGGTCCACTGGCGGCTGCCGCGCCTGACCCCCGAGGTGAAGGCCCTGATCGGCAAGGCTATTCCCGGCGCTCTGGCGGCCAGCGCCACCCAGGTCAACATCTTCATCTCCGGCAACCTGGCCAGCCACGTCCCCGGCGGACGCACCTGGCTGGCCACGGCCGATCGCCTCTACCAGCTGCCGCTGGGCCTGGTGGGCGTGGCCATCGGCGTCGCCCTGCTGCCGCGCCTGTCGCGCGCCGTGAACACCGGCGACGGCGACGACGCCCAGAGCGCCATGGACCAGGCCATCGCCCTGGCCCTGGCCTTCACCCTGCCGGCCGCCGCGGCCCTGGTGGCGATGCCCGGCTTCCTGTCGGACGGCCTCTACACGCGCGGCGAGTTCACCGCCTTCGACGCCAGCCAGACGGCCTCGGCCCTGTTCTTCTACGGTCTGGGCACGCCGGCCTTCGTGCTGCAGCAGCTCTATTCGCGGGCCTTCTTCGCGCGCGGCGACACCAAGACGCCGATGCGCTTCGCCCTGGTCTCGGTGGCGGTGAACATCGCCTTCGGCATCGTGCTGTTCAACCTGGTGGGCGTGAAGGGCATCGCGGCGGCGACCGCCATCGCCTCGTGGCTCAATGTCGGCCAGATGGCCTTCACCCTCTGGCGCAAGGGTCACTACGGCCCATCGGGCCAGACCTGGTCGCGGGTCACCAAGATCCTGCTGGCCAGCCTCGGCATGGGGCTCGTCCTGGCGGCGGCCTCGCACTGGCGGCCGCTGATCGAGGCGCCGCTCGAGGCGATGGGGCTGCGCGGTCACGTGATCGGGGCCAAGGAAATCGCCCTCGTGCTGACCGTGCTGGTCGGCGGCGGCCTCTATTTTCCGCTGCTGTTCCTGTTCGGCGGGGTCAAGCCCAGCGAGCTCAAGGCCGCCCTGCGGCGGCGCAAAGCAACCTAG
- the trpS gene encoding tryptophan--tRNA ligase → MTDQAPVPYAGPKRSLSGIQASGALHLGNYLGALKRFVDIQDEEPFIFVADMHAITVWQDPAVLAQQTREIACAYIAAGLDPKKATIFPQSAVPAHAELAWIFNCVARLGWLDRMTQFKEKSGKHKERSSVGLYTYPVLQAADILLYKATHVPVGEDQKQHLELTRDIAQKFNNDFGAPGGQPAFFPVTEPVIEGPATRVMSLRDGTAKMSKSDPSDASRINLMDDADAIAAKIRKAKTDPEPLPESVEGLAERPEARNLVDIYAALSSTTRAKVIEEFGGKGFGTFKPALAELAVEVMSPIGARMRELTGDPAQIDAILKDGAERARAVAEPVVAETKKLVGFWGA, encoded by the coding sequence ATGACCGACCAAGCTCCCGTTCCGTACGCGGGTCCCAAGCGCAGCCTGTCCGGGATCCAGGCCTCCGGGGCCCTGCACCTGGGCAACTATCTCGGCGCCCTCAAGCGCTTCGTCGACATCCAGGACGAAGAGCCCTTCATCTTCGTCGCCGACATGCACGCCATCACCGTCTGGCAGGATCCGGCGGTGCTGGCCCAGCAAACCCGCGAGATCGCCTGCGCCTACATCGCCGCGGGCCTGGATCCCAAGAAGGCGACGATCTTCCCGCAGTCGGCCGTGCCGGCCCACGCGGAACTGGCCTGGATCTTCAACTGCGTCGCGCGCCTGGGCTGGCTCGACCGCATGACCCAGTTCAAGGAGAAGAGCGGCAAGCACAAGGAGCGCAGCTCGGTGGGCCTCTACACCTACCCGGTGCTGCAGGCGGCCGACATCCTGCTCTACAAGGCCACCCACGTGCCGGTGGGCGAGGACCAGAAGCAGCACCTGGAACTGACCCGCGACATCGCCCAGAAGTTCAACAACGACTTCGGCGCGCCGGGCGGCCAGCCGGCCTTCTTCCCGGTCACCGAGCCGGTGATCGAGGGGCCCGCCACCCGCGTCATGAGCCTGCGTGACGGCACGGCCAAGATGAGCAAGTCCGATCCGTCGGACGCCTCGCGCATCAACCTGATGGACGACGCCGACGCCATCGCCGCCAAGATCCGCAAGGCCAAGACCGATCCCGAGCCGCTGCCCGAGAGCGTCGAGGGCCTGGCCGAGCGTCCGGAAGCCCGCAACCTCGTGGACATCTACGCGGCCTTGTCGAGCACCACTCGCGCCAAGGTCATCGAGGAGTTCGGCGGCAAGGGCTTCGGCACGTTCAAGCCGGCCCTGGCCGAGCTGGCGGTCGAGGTGATGAGCCCGATCGGCGCGCGCATGCGCGAGCTGACCGGCGACCCGGCCCAGATCGACGCCATCCTCAAGGACGGTGCCGAGCGCGCCCGCGCCGTGGCCGAGCCGGTCGTGGCCGAGACCAAGAAGCTCGTCGGCTTCTGGGGCGCGTAA
- a CDS encoding NifU family protein, with protein sequence MFIQTETTPNPDVLKFLPGREVLVDGAREFRTPEEGEASPLADALFRLGDVTRVFFGPDFLTVTKGEDAQWPHLKAPILAAIMDHFTSGRPLLLSEEAAGGHDEDGVYDDETAQIVSEIKELLDTRIRPAVAQDGGDIVFSRFEPATGVVWLHMRGACSGCPSSAATLKSGVENMLKHYVPEVTRVEQTL encoded by the coding sequence ATGTTCATCCAGACCGAAACCACGCCCAATCCCGACGTGCTTAAGTTCCTCCCCGGCCGCGAGGTCCTGGTGGACGGCGCGCGGGAGTTCCGCACCCCCGAGGAGGGCGAGGCCTCGCCGCTGGCAGACGCCCTGTTCCGGCTCGGCGACGTGACGCGGGTGTTCTTCGGTCCGGACTTCCTGACGGTGACCAAGGGCGAGGACGCCCAGTGGCCGCACCTGAAGGCCCCGATCCTGGCGGCGATCATGGACCACTTCACCAGCGGCCGCCCGCTGCTGCTGAGCGAGGAGGCCGCCGGCGGCCACGACGAGGACGGCGTCTACGACGACGAGACCGCCCAGATCGTCTCCGAGATCAAGGAGCTGCTCGACACCCGCATCCGTCCGGCCGTGGCCCAGGACGGCGGCGACATCGTGTTCAGCCGCTTCGAGCCGGCCACCGGCGTGGTCTGGCTGCACATGCGCGGCGCCTGCTCGGGCTGCCCGTCGTCGGCGGCGACGCTGAAGTCGGGCGTCGAGAACATGCTCAAGCACTACGTGCCCGAAGTGACCCGGGTCGAGCAGACGCTCTGA
- a CDS encoding malonic semialdehyde reductase, with protein sequence MSKLDSAALAQLFTEARTRNGWKSDPVPEAVLRELYDLVKFGPTAANSTPARFVFVTSPEAKEKLAALSSGSNGPKILQAPVTVIVGYDLDFPETLDKLFPHAPGAKNWFGDPVAKEWGAFRNSSLQGGYFILAARALGLDVGAMSGFDNAGVDAAFFAGTNIKSNFIASIGYGTDDNLFPRSPRLDFEEAASIV encoded by the coding sequence ATGTCCAAGCTCGACTCCGCCGCTCTCGCCCAGCTGTTCACCGAGGCGCGCACGCGCAACGGCTGGAAATCCGACCCCGTGCCGGAAGCGGTGCTGCGCGAGCTGTACGACCTGGTGAAGTTCGGCCCGACCGCCGCCAACTCGACCCCGGCCCGCTTCGTCTTCGTGACCAGCCCGGAAGCCAAGGAAAAGCTGGCCGCCCTGTCGTCGGGCTCGAACGGCCCGAAGATCCTGCAGGCCCCGGTCACCGTCATCGTCGGCTACGACCTCGATTTCCCCGAGACCCTCGACAAGCTGTTCCCGCACGCCCCGGGCGCCAAGAACTGGTTCGGCGACCCCGTGGCCAAGGAATGGGGCGCGTTCCGCAACAGCTCGCTGCAGGGCGGCTACTTCATCCTCGCCGCCCGGGCCCTGGGCCTGGACGTCGGCGCGATGTCGGGCTTCGACAACGCCGGCGTCGACGCGGCCTTTTTCGCGGGCACCAACATCAAGTCCAACTTCATCGCCTCGATCGGCTACGGCACCGACGACAACCTGTTCCCGCGCAGCCCGCGCCTCGACTTCGAGGAAGCCGCCTCGATCGTCTGA
- a CDS encoding DUF1131 family protein, giving the protein MTLRLALLAAPLALLAACGPAEKSSAPASAKPEAAQQAAPEAAKPADGSAVIKIAPYVGGPLQVGVAGVGPITAATAFDQPTIQALFPKAAVKSAFIHVGDGPPGPIITVEQDNVPLLEIGKGADGGIAEIRLAAGDVRGPKGESLLAKWAALGFTRDQCRAGEGRTVNQTVCVRPEAPTVAYVFGVPGWTKGGVPDEATLKAKAQLNEFVWRPAETAQVGAA; this is encoded by the coding sequence ATGACCCTTCGTCTCGCGCTCCTCGCCGCGCCGCTGGCCCTGCTGGCCGCCTGCGGCCCCGCCGAAAAGTCTTCCGCCCCGGCCTCGGCCAAGCCCGAAGCGGCCCAGCAGGCCGCGCCGGAAGCCGCCAAGCCGGCCGACGGCTCGGCCGTGATCAAGATCGCGCCCTATGTCGGCGGCCCGCTGCAGGTGGGCGTCGCGGGCGTCGGCCCCATCACCGCCGCCACCGCCTTCGACCAGCCGACGATCCAGGCCCTGTTCCCCAAGGCCGCGGTCAAGAGCGCCTTCATCCATGTAGGCGACGGTCCGCCCGGGCCGATCATCACCGTCGAGCAGGACAACGTCCCGCTGCTGGAGATCGGCAAGGGCGCCGACGGCGGCATCGCCGAGATCCGCCTGGCCGCCGGCGACGTGCGCGGTCCCAAGGGCGAGAGCCTGCTGGCCAAGTGGGCCGCCCTGGGCTTCACCCGCGACCAGTGCCGCGCCGGCGAGGGCCGCACCGTCAACCAGACCGTCTGCGTGCGCCCCGAGGCGCCGACCGTGGCCTACGTCTTCGGCGTGCCCGGCTGGACCAAGGGCGGCGTGCCCGACGAGGCCACGCTGAAGGCCAAGGCCCAGCTCAACGAGTTCGTCTGGCGCCCGGCCGAAACCGCCCAGGTCGGGGCCGCCTGA
- the tsaB gene encoding tRNA (adenosine(37)-N6)-threonylcarbamoyltransferase complex dimerization subunit type 1 TsaB, with translation MRVLSVDTCLAASSVAVIEDGRALAARSEPMTRGHQERIAPLAKQVAAEAGIAFSDLDRIAVTVGPGSFTGLRVGLSFAKGLAEALGIPCVGVNSLEALAASTGAAGFVAAALDAKMGQVYLQVFDGATALMAPDALDIGAATARLAELYSGGPAIVAGSGAALLDGVLPGATRQDLAFADPVAIARLAAARPAPAHSPRPLYLRAPYATMPAA, from the coding sequence TTGCGCGTTCTTTCCGTCGACACTTGCCTGGCGGCCTCGTCGGTCGCCGTGATCGAGGACGGCCGTGCGCTGGCCGCCCGTAGCGAACCCATGACCCGCGGCCACCAGGAGCGCATCGCGCCGCTGGCCAAGCAGGTCGCCGCCGAGGCGGGGATCGCCTTCTCCGACCTCGACCGCATCGCCGTCACCGTCGGTCCCGGTTCGTTCACCGGCCTGCGCGTGGGCCTGTCGTTCGCCAAGGGCCTCGCTGAGGCCCTCGGGATCCCCTGCGTGGGGGTCAACAGCCTGGAGGCCCTGGCGGCCTCCACGGGGGCTGCGGGCTTCGTCGCCGCCGCCCTCGACGCCAAGATGGGGCAGGTCTACCTGCAGGTCTTCGACGGCGCGACGGCGCTGATGGCCCCCGACGCCCTCGACATCGGCGCGGCGACCGCCCGCCTGGCCGAGCTCTATTCGGGCGGGCCCGCCATCGTGGCCGGCTCCGGCGCGGCGCTGCTGGACGGCGTGCTGCCGGGCGCGACCCGCCAGGACCTGGCCTTCGCCGATCCGGTCGCCATCGCCCGCCTGGCGGCTGCCCGGCCGGCCCCGGCCCATTCGCCCCGGCCGCTCTATCTGCGCGCGCCCTACGCCACGATGCCGGCCGCATGA
- a CDS encoding GNAT family N-acetyltransferase, protein MNLHPVGLEACWDLADLHERAFDRPWAPTEFEALLNSPGVFAVLGSSGDPEEPRGFILCRAIAGEAEILTIAVDPAARRRGWGAALVEMAAGIATEAKAFDLFLEVAADNVGAIGLYKATGFSQVGLRKGYYPHPDGPKDAVVMRRALNT, encoded by the coding sequence ATGAACCTGCATCCCGTCGGACTGGAAGCGTGCTGGGACCTGGCGGACCTGCACGAGAGGGCCTTCGACCGGCCCTGGGCGCCGACCGAGTTCGAGGCCCTGCTGAACTCGCCCGGCGTCTTCGCCGTGCTCGGAAGCTCGGGAGATCCAGAAGAGCCGCGCGGCTTCATCCTGTGCCGGGCGATCGCCGGCGAGGCCGAAATCCTGACCATCGCCGTCGATCCGGCCGCGCGCCGGCGCGGCTGGGGCGCGGCCCTGGTCGAGATGGCGGCCGGGATCGCCACGGAAGCCAAGGCCTTCGACCTGTTCCTCGAGGTCGCCGCCGACAACGTGGGAGCGATCGGCCTCTACAAGGCGACCGGCTTTTCGCAAGTGGGTCTCAGGAAGGGCTATTATCCCCATCCGGACGGCCCTAAGGACGCCGTCGTGATGCGGCGGGCGCTTAACACTTAA
- a CDS encoding Fur family transcriptional regulator produces MDRLEKLCIEKGMRMTDQRRVIARVLSSADDHPDVEELHRRAHAIDPHISIATVYRTVRLFEESGIIERHDFRDGRSRYEETPTHHHDHLIDMKTGKVVEFVDEEIEALQHAIAKKLGYKLIDHRLELYGVPFEE; encoded by the coding sequence TTGGACCGCCTCGAAAAGCTCTGCATCGAAAAAGGCATGCGCATGACCGACCAGCGTCGTGTCATCGCTCGTGTGTTGTCGTCGGCTGACGACCACCCCGACGTCGAGGAGCTGCACCGCCGCGCCCACGCCATCGACCCGCACATCTCGATCGCCACGGTCTACCGCACCGTCCGTCTGTTCGAGGAAAGCGGCATCATCGAGCGCCACGACTTCCGAGACGGCCGCTCGCGCTACGAAGAGACCCCGACCCATCACCACGACCACCTGATCGACATGAAGACCGGCAAGGTCGTCGAGTTCGTGGACGAGGAGATCGAGGCCCTGCAGCACGCGATCGCCAAGAAACTCGGCTACAAGCTGATCGATCACCGGCTCGAACTGTACGGCGTGCCGTTCGAGGAGTGA
- the trmB gene encoding tRNA (guanosine(46)-N7)-methyltransferase TrmB has product MTNPQQPHGPLRSFGRLKSRPVKPRQQALLDTLLPTIAVPHEAFQPLDLMPQAKEAWLEIGFGGGEHMAAQAGRRPEVLVIGAEPFVNGVASAVRHVEEQALQNVRIHEGDARDVVGWLPDASIDRLFVMFPDPWHKARHNKRRIIQPEFVAELARVLKPGAAFRFATDWADYAEWTIERVVANPAFRFAEEDADRQAIPADHVTTRYEEKKLGDCAPVFLDFVRA; this is encoded by the coding sequence ATGACCAATCCCCAACAGCCCCACGGCCCCCTGCGCTCGTTCGGCCGCCTGAAGTCGCGGCCGGTGAAGCCGCGCCAGCAGGCCCTGCTCGACACCCTGCTGCCGACCATCGCCGTGCCGCACGAAGCCTTCCAGCCCCTCGACCTGATGCCGCAGGCCAAGGAAGCCTGGCTGGAGATCGGCTTTGGCGGCGGCGAGCACATGGCCGCCCAGGCCGGCCGCCGTCCCGAAGTGCTGGTGATCGGGGCCGAGCCCTTCGTCAACGGCGTGGCCAGCGCCGTCCGCCACGTGGAGGAGCAGGCCCTCCAGAACGTCCGCATCCACGAGGGCGACGCCCGTGACGTGGTCGGCTGGCTGCCGGACGCCTCGATCGACCGCCTGTTCGTGATGTTCCCCGATCCCTGGCACAAGGCCCGACACAACAAGCGCCGGATCATCCAGCCGGAGTTCGTGGCCGAGCTGGCGCGGGTGCTGAAGCCGGGCGCGGCCTTCCGCTTCGCCACCGACTGGGCCGACTACGCCGAGTGGACGATCGAGCGGGTGGTGGCCAACCCCGCCTTCCGCTTCGCCGAGGAGGACGCCGATCGCCAGGCCATCCCGGCCGACCACGTGACGACGCGCTACGAGGAAAAGAAGCTGGGCGACTGCGCCCCGGTGTTCCTCGACTTCGTGCGGGCCTGA
- the metK gene encoding methionine adenosyltransferase, which yields MSRSSYIFTSESVSEGHPDKVADRISDTVVDAFLTADPEARVACETLVTTNRIVLAGEVRAGKPGGDKKANKELTKDIIKSLEPKVRAAIKDIGYAQKGFHWEKAKYACYLHGQSAHIAQGVDATDKKDEGAGDQGIMFGYASTETPELMPATLQYSHNILKRLAELRHSGELHELEPDAKSQVTLEYDGQGVPQRVVSIVVSHQHKKKIDGKAPTSKRVLDLIKPHILPIFPEGLITKKTQWLINPTGRFEIGGPDGDAGITGRKIIVDTYGGAAPHGGGAFSGKDPTKVDRSAAYACRYLAKNVVAAGLADRCTIQIAYAIGVARPVSFHVDLHGTGKVDPAVLEKILPDLIGGATPRGIREHLQLNRPIYARTAAYGHFGRTPDNEGGFSWEKTDLTSELKGLA from the coding sequence TTGAGCCGTTCGTCCTACATCTTCACCAGCGAAAGCGTCTCCGAGGGCCACCCCGACAAGGTCGCCGACCGCATCAGCGACACCGTCGTCGACGCCTTCCTGACCGCCGATCCCGAAGCCCGCGTGGCCTGCGAGACCCTGGTCACGACCAACCGCATCGTGCTGGCGGGCGAAGTGCGGGCCGGCAAGCCGGGCGGCGACAAGAAGGCCAACAAGGAGCTGACCAAGGACATCATCAAGTCCCTGGAGCCCAAGGTCCGCGCGGCCATCAAGGACATCGGCTACGCCCAGAAGGGCTTCCACTGGGAAAAGGCCAAGTACGCCTGCTACCTGCACGGCCAGTCGGCGCACATCGCCCAGGGCGTGGACGCCACCGACAAGAAGGACGAAGGCGCCGGCGACCAGGGCATCATGTTCGGCTACGCCAGCACCGAGACCCCGGAGCTGATGCCGGCGACCCTGCAGTACAGCCACAACATCCTCAAGCGCCTGGCCGAGCTGCGCCATTCGGGCGAGCTGCACGAGCTGGAGCCCGACGCCAAGAGCCAGGTGACCCTGGAGTATGACGGCCAGGGCGTGCCCCAGCGCGTCGTCTCGATTGTCGTGAGCCACCAGCACAAGAAGAAGATCGACGGCAAGGCCCCGACCTCCAAGCGCGTGCTCGACCTGATCAAGCCGCACATCCTGCCGATCTTCCCGGAAGGCCTGATCACCAAGAAGACCCAGTGGCTGATCAACCCGACCGGCCGCTTCGAGATCGGCGGTCCGGACGGCGACGCCGGCATCACCGGCCGCAAGATCATCGTCGACACCTACGGCGGCGCGGCCCCGCACGGCGGCGGCGCCTTCTCGGGCAAGGATCCGACCAAGGTCGACCGCTCGGCCGCCTACGCCTGCCGCTACCTGGCCAAGAACGTCGTAGCCGCCGGCCTGGCCGACCGCTGCACCATCCAGATCGCCTACGCCATCGGCGTGGCCCGTCCGGTGTCGTTCCACGTCGACCTGCACGGCACGGGCAAAGTCGATCCGGCCGTACTGGAGAAGATTCTGCCCGACCTGATCGGCGGCGCCACCCCGCGCGGCATTCGCGAGCATCTGCAGCTGAACCGCCCGATCTACGCCCGCACCGCCGCCTACGGCCACTTCGGCCGCACGCCGGACAACGAGGGCGGCTTCTCTTGGGAGAAGACCGACCTGACGTCGGAGCTGAAGGGCCTGGCTTAA
- a CDS encoding helix-turn-helix domain-containing protein, which yields MTVAPESPAEIERSPNPVDLHVGARIRMRRKILGVSQEKLAESLGLTFQQVQKYERGANRVSASKLYEIARALQAPVAYFFEGLADPSEPADGEPRNDHQVHEFLMTPEGLELASLFPRLNRAPVRRRILDLVRSMADEQL from the coding sequence ATGACCGTCGCCCCCGAATCCCCCGCCGAAATCGAGCGTTCGCCCAACCCCGTCGACCTGCACGTCGGCGCCCGCATCCGCATGCGCCGCAAGATCCTGGGCGTCAGCCAGGAGAAGCTGGCCGAGAGCCTGGGCCTGACCTTCCAGCAGGTGCAGAAGTACGAGCGCGGCGCCAATCGCGTCAGCGCCAGCAAGCTCTACGAGATCGCCCGCGCCCTGCAGGCTCCCGTGGCCTACTTCTTCGAAGGCCTGGCCGATCCGTCCGAGCCGGCCGACGGCGAACCGCGCAACGACCACCAGGTGCACGAGTTCCTGATGACCCCCGAGGGCCTGGAGCTGGCCTCGCTGTTCCCGCGCCTGAACCGCGCCCCGGTGCGCCGCCGCATTCTCGACCTCGTCCGGTCGATGGCCGACGAACAGCTCTAG
- the lnt gene encoding apolipoprotein N-acyltransferase, translating to MNLRLLTAPSPWRDRALALVAGLAAALAHPPFGLLPGLLGYALLLWLLDTADGPRPLRSAFLRGWLTGLGYFGLGTWWIGEAFMVDAANQGWMAPFAVTAMAAGLALFWGLAALLYRRFRPAGAVRVLAFAAALSALEWVRGHVLTGFPWNLPGETWRAGSAPSQAAALIGAYGLTFVTLAIAAAPAVWRQGRSGRIAVGAAALALAGLYGGGLLALKTAPPAVQASAPKIRVVQANVQQSAKWDAASFQAIVQDYVALTATPYADGRPADIVVWPEGALPAAINDYLAPGTWIRQAIMDSLQPGQLLLIGGYRYEGSVDAPVYYNSLVALRREPGDLVMAGVYDKHRLVPFGEYLPADGLLTAIGFKSMAHLGDGFATGPRPAPLAVAPGLKVQPLICYESLFPGLARPDAGVRALVNVSNDAWFGVTSGPLQHLNLASYRAIEAGRPMIRATPTGVSAMVDAQGRVIDGQRLDLGARGVIDAPLPAVGRDTLASRLGDWPLAVLVLASVAICILTSRITGQKFAVPKDMG from the coding sequence TTGAACCTGCGCCTCCTGACCGCCCCCTCGCCTTGGCGCGACCGCGCGCTGGCGCTGGTCGCGGGCCTGGCCGCCGCGCTGGCCCATCCGCCCTTCGGCCTGCTGCCGGGCCTGCTGGGCTACGCCCTGCTCCTGTGGCTGCTGGACACGGCGGACGGTCCGCGCCCGCTGCGCTCGGCCTTCCTGCGCGGCTGGCTGACGGGGCTGGGCTATTTCGGGCTAGGCACCTGGTGGATCGGCGAGGCCTTCATGGTCGACGCCGCCAACCAGGGCTGGATGGCCCCGTTCGCGGTGACTGCCATGGCCGCGGGCCTGGCGCTGTTCTGGGGCCTGGCCGCCCTGCTCTACCGTCGCTTCCGGCCGGCCGGCGCCGTGCGCGTGCTGGCCTTCGCCGCCGCCCTGTCGGCGCTGGAGTGGGTGCGCGGCCACGTGCTGACGGGCTTTCCCTGGAACCTGCCGGGCGAGACCTGGCGGGCCGGGTCGGCGCCCTCGCAGGCGGCCGCCCTGATCGGCGCCTACGGCCTGACCTTCGTCACCCTGGCCATCGCCGCGGCGCCCGCCGTCTGGCGGCAAGGCCGATCGGGCCGCATCGCCGTCGGCGCGGCCGCCCTGGCCTTGGCGGGCCTCTACGGCGGCGGCCTCCTGGCGCTCAAGACCGCGCCGCCCGCCGTCCAGGCCTCCGCGCCCAAGATCCGCGTCGTCCAGGCCAACGTCCAGCAGTCGGCCAAGTGGGACGCCGCCAGCTTCCAGGCGATCGTCCAGGACTACGTGGCCCTGACCGCCACGCCCTATGCGGACGGCCGCCCGGCCGACATCGTGGTCTGGCCCGAAGGCGCCCTGCCCGCCGCCATCAACGACTACCTGGCTCCCGGGACCTGGATACGCCAAGCGATCATGGACTCGCTGCAGCCCGGCCAGCTTCTGCTGATCGGCGGCTATCGCTACGAGGGCTCGGTCGACGCGCCGGTCTACTACAACAGCCTGGTGGCGCTGCGCCGCGAGCCCGGCGACCTGGTCATGGCGGGCGTCTACGACAAGCACCGACTGGTGCCGTTCGGCGAATACCTGCCGGCCGACGGCCTGCTGACCGCCATCGGCTTCAAGAGCATGGCCCACCTGGGCGACGGCTTCGCCACCGGCCCGCGCCCCGCACCCCTCGCCGTCGCGCCCGGCCTGAAGGTGCAGCCGCTGATCTGCTACGAGAGCCTGTTCCCGGGCCTCGCCCGCCCCGACGCCGGCGTGCGGGCGCTGGTCAACGTGTCGAACGACGCCTGGTTCGGCGTGACCTCGGGCCCGCTGCAGCACCTGAACCTGGCCAGCTATCGCGCCATCGAGGCCGGCCGGCCGATGATCCGCGCCACCCCCACCGGCGTGTCGGCCATGGTCGACGCCCAAGGCCGGGTGATCGACGGCCAGCGCTTGGACCTGGGCGCCCGCGGCGTCATCGACGCCCCCCTGCCCGCCGTCGGCCGCGACACCCTGGCCTCGCGCCTGGGCGACTGGCCGCTGGCGGTCCTGGTTCTCGCCTCGGTGGCGATCTGTATCCTCACTTCGCGTATCACCGGTCAGAAGTTTGCCGTCCCGAAAGATATGGGCTGA